Proteins from one Legionella taurinensis genomic window:
- the ftsH gene encoding ATP-dependent zinc metalloprotease FtsH — protein MVKNLILWLIVAIVLVSVFSNFGPRHADTQKLSYSQFLKEVEQGNVNSVTIEDSKVIKGMTKKNQRFVTYMPLQDDALLGELLKGKVDVSGQEKPQESFLVHVFINWFPMFLLIGVWFFFMRQMQGGGGRGAMSFGRSRARLLGEDQVKVTFADVAGVDEAKEEVKELVDFLRDPTKFQNLGGRIPRGVLLVGPPGTGKTLLAKAVAGEAKVPFFTISGSDFVEMFVGVGASRVRDMFEQAKKHAPCIIFIDEIDAVGRHRGAGLGGGHDEREQTLNQLLVEMDGFEGNEGVIVVSATNRPDVLDPALLRPGRFDRQVVVPLPDIRGREQILKVHLQKVPLEKHVEILPIARGTPGFSGADLANLVNEAALFAARANKRKVSLVELDKAKDKIMMGAERRSMVMDENEKKLTAYHEAGHAIVGLSVPEHDPVYKVTIIPRGRALGVTMFLPEQDRYSHSKRRLESQLSSLFGGRIAEELIFGAESVTTGASNDIMRATEIARKMVTSWGLSDLGPLTFGEEEGEVFLGRSVSQRKEVSDKTAEHIDEEVRKIIDRNYERARTILVAAMDRLHVMAEALIKYETIDTHQISEIMAGKEPTPPEDWDETKRIEKNSPETGESNKPINGKTVDHPAGEH, from the coding sequence ATGGTAAAAAATCTGATTCTGTGGCTAATTGTTGCTATTGTACTGGTTTCAGTGTTCAGCAATTTTGGGCCACGGCACGCTGACACTCAAAAATTATCCTACAGCCAGTTCCTTAAAGAAGTGGAGCAGGGTAACGTCAATTCAGTGACCATTGAAGACAGTAAAGTCATCAAGGGCATGACTAAAAAGAACCAACGTTTCGTAACCTACATGCCGTTGCAGGATGATGCCCTGCTGGGTGAATTATTGAAAGGCAAGGTGGATGTCAGTGGTCAGGAAAAACCACAGGAAAGTTTCCTTGTTCATGTCTTCATTAACTGGTTCCCCATGTTTTTACTGATTGGTGTCTGGTTCTTTTTTATGCGCCAGATGCAAGGCGGCGGCGGTCGAGGAGCCATGTCGTTTGGACGTTCGCGCGCGCGCCTGCTGGGCGAAGATCAGGTTAAAGTGACGTTTGCCGATGTGGCGGGTGTGGATGAGGCCAAAGAAGAAGTGAAGGAATTGGTTGATTTCTTAAGGGATCCGACCAAGTTTCAGAATTTAGGCGGTCGTATTCCCCGCGGCGTTTTGCTGGTTGGCCCCCCGGGAACGGGTAAAACCCTGTTGGCCAAGGCTGTAGCCGGTGAAGCCAAAGTGCCTTTCTTTACCATTTCAGGTTCTGATTTTGTGGAAATGTTTGTGGGTGTTGGTGCTTCCCGTGTACGTGATATGTTTGAACAGGCGAAGAAACACGCGCCTTGCATCATCTTTATTGACGAAATTGATGCGGTCGGTCGTCATCGCGGTGCAGGACTTGGCGGCGGACATGACGAACGGGAACAAACCTTGAACCAGTTGCTGGTGGAAATGGATGGGTTCGAGGGGAATGAAGGCGTGATTGTGGTTTCTGCCACCAACCGTCCTGATGTGCTTGATCCGGCCCTGCTTCGTCCTGGCCGTTTTGACCGGCAGGTTGTCGTTCCTTTACCCGATATCCGTGGACGCGAACAAATCCTCAAAGTGCATCTGCAAAAAGTACCCTTGGAAAAGCACGTGGAAATCCTGCCTATTGCTCGCGGTACGCCGGGATTCTCCGGTGCCGACTTAGCCAACCTGGTTAACGAGGCCGCCTTGTTTGCAGCTCGTGCCAACAAGCGCAAAGTCAGTCTGGTTGAACTGGACAAAGCCAAAGACAAAATCATGATGGGCGCTGAACGCCGCTCCATGGTGATGGATGAAAACGAGAAAAAACTGACGGCTTATCACGAGGCAGGTCATGCGATTGTCGGGTTGTCCGTGCCGGAACATGATCCGGTTTATAAAGTCACCATTATCCCTCGTGGACGTGCGTTGGGTGTGACCATGTTTCTGCCTGAGCAGGATCGCTACAGCCACAGCAAGCGGCGTCTGGAGAGTCAGTTATCCAGCCTGTTTGGCGGCCGGATTGCCGAGGAGCTCATCTTTGGGGCTGAAAGCGTGACGACTGGCGCATCGAATGACATCATGCGGGCTACAGAAATCGCTCGTAAGATGGTGACCAGTTGGGGCTTGTCTGACTTGGGTCCTTTGACCTTCGGTGAAGAAGAAGGGGAAGTTTTCCTGGGCCGCAGCGTCAGCCAGCGTAAAGAAGTGTCCGACAAAACTGCTGAGCATATTGACGAAGAAGTAAGAAAAATCATTGATAGAAACTACGAGCGTGCCAGAACTATTCTGGTTGCAGCCATGGATAGATTGCACGTCATGGCGGAGGCCTTGATTAAATATGAAACGATCGATACCCATCAAATCAGTGAAATTATGGCAGGCAAAGAGCCTACCCCTCCTGAAGACTGGGATGAAACCAAACGCATAGAAAAAAACTCCCCTGAAACCGGTGAATCCAATAAACCCATTAATGGAAAAACGGTTGATCATCCTGCGGGAGAACATTAA
- the folP gene encoding dihydropteroate synthase: MNNSEFLNWLTHYARTYSIPVSAKPLIMGVLNITPDSFADGGRYLNPDAALQQALTMRDAGADIIDLGGESSQPGARAVSIQEQLDRVLPVIEKIRQESDICLSIDTTRAEVMRAAVAAGADLINDIKALSEEGALAAAAELKVPVCLMHMKGIPETMQENPYYSKDVVDEINDFFIDRIERCTQAGIAPQHLILDPGFGFGKSVQHNLWLTKHIQRFQQHGLPLLLGASRKSTLGAVLNKAVEERLIGSIAVAVFAGLQGVAIIRTHDVDETNQALSMIDAIVQAENE, encoded by the coding sequence GTGAATAACAGCGAGTTTTTAAATTGGCTTACTCATTATGCCAGGACCTATTCTATCCCTGTTTCTGCCAAACCCCTCATTATGGGTGTATTGAATATCACCCCAGACTCCTTTGCCGACGGTGGGCGTTACCTCAATCCGGACGCCGCGCTGCAACAAGCCTTAACCATGAGGGACGCCGGCGCGGATATAATTGATTTAGGCGGCGAGTCGTCGCAACCGGGTGCCCGTGCGGTGTCGATACAGGAACAATTGGATCGCGTGCTTCCCGTGATAGAAAAGATACGTCAGGAAAGCGATATTTGTTTATCGATTGATACCACCAGGGCGGAGGTTATGCGTGCGGCTGTTGCGGCAGGCGCGGATTTGATTAATGATATAAAAGCCCTTTCCGAGGAAGGAGCCCTTGCGGCCGCGGCGGAGTTAAAAGTTCCAGTGTGTTTGATGCACATGAAGGGCATACCGGAAACGATGCAGGAAAATCCCTACTATAGTAAAGATGTAGTGGATGAAATCAATGATTTCTTCATTGACCGCATTGAGCGATGCACGCAGGCGGGTATTGCTCCGCAGCACCTTATTCTTGATCCAGGATTTGGTTTCGGTAAGTCTGTTCAGCATAATTTGTGGCTTACAAAACATATTCAGCGTTTTCAGCAGCACGGATTACCCCTGTTGCTTGGTGCTTCGCGTAAAAGTACATTAGGGGCGGTATTGAATAAAGCGGTGGAGGAGCGGCTGATTGGCAGTATTGCTGTGGCAGTTTTTGCCGGATTGCAGGGAGTCGCAATCATCAGAACCCACGATGTGGATGAAACCAATCAGGCCTTGTCGATGATTGACGCCATTGTCCAGGCTGAGAATGAGTGA